Proteins found in one Halogeometricum rufum genomic segment:
- a CDS encoding ABC transporter substrate-binding protein codes for MRDSYSRRRVLRAAGGTVALGALPGCTGAFGGRESEPVRFGTLLPTSGALEGVGVHGQRAAEQAVADINDAGGVLGRPVELVAKDSEADVDASLEAYESLVDEGVVGFVGALVSTISLALAPKAAEDGVVEISPGSTNPRLTDAGRSGDRKYFGRTVPSDLLQSVAMAKIIDSPQYVGADTISILALDNDFGADLADAIASNVDAEVVADARYDPSASSFDAKIAEVFTDSPDAVAFVSVPGQEKDVLDAYGASDYEAPWVFSAGLLGTDTPSYYDGFYSASLSSTRTDGHFNLSRRLSDIAPLAPFSVNAYDALFLMAAAAEMAGEATAPAIADTVRSVSEGDGHTVSVGDFDAVKLLVESGRSLNYRGASGDVDLTRNLEPLSSYLVERVTDGNVERLELLQKQFFESGGDR; via the coding sequence ATGCGGGATTCATACAGTAGACGAAGGGTACTCCGGGCCGCCGGGGGAACCGTCGCACTGGGAGCGCTCCCGGGGTGTACGGGGGCGTTCGGCGGCCGGGAGAGCGAACCGGTCCGGTTCGGGACGCTCCTGCCGACGTCGGGCGCACTCGAGGGAGTCGGCGTCCACGGGCAACGGGCCGCCGAGCAGGCGGTCGCCGACATCAACGACGCCGGCGGGGTTCTCGGCCGGCCGGTCGAACTGGTCGCGAAGGACAGCGAAGCCGACGTGGACGCCTCGCTCGAAGCGTACGAGAGCCTCGTCGACGAGGGCGTCGTCGGGTTCGTCGGAGCCCTCGTGAGCACTATCTCGCTCGCACTCGCGCCGAAGGCCGCCGAGGACGGCGTCGTGGAGATCAGTCCCGGGAGCACGAACCCGCGACTGACGGACGCCGGTCGGAGCGGCGACCGAAAGTACTTCGGTCGGACCGTCCCGAGCGACCTGCTCCAGTCGGTCGCGATGGCGAAGATAATCGACTCGCCGCAGTACGTCGGCGCGGACACCATCTCGATTCTCGCGCTCGACAACGACTTCGGGGCCGACCTGGCCGACGCCATCGCGTCGAACGTCGACGCGGAGGTAGTCGCGGACGCGCGGTACGACCCGTCCGCGTCCTCGTTCGACGCGAAGATAGCGGAGGTCTTCACGGACTCGCCCGACGCGGTGGCCTTCGTCAGCGTCCCCGGGCAGGAGAAGGATGTGCTCGACGCGTACGGCGCGTCCGACTACGAGGCACCGTGGGTGTTCTCGGCCGGACTGCTCGGCACGGACACCCCGTCGTACTACGACGGATTCTACAGCGCGTCGCTCTCCTCGACGCGGACCGACGGCCACTTCAACCTCTCGCGGCGGTTGTCCGACATCGCGCCGTTGGCACCGTTCTCGGTCAACGCCTACGACGCGCTCTTCCTGATGGCCGCCGCGGCCGAGATGGCGGGCGAGGCGACCGCGCCGGCGATAGCCGACACGGTTCGCTCGGTCTCCGAGGGAGACGGGCACACCGTCTCGGTCGGCGACTTCGACGCGGTCAAACTGCTGGTCGAGTCGGGACGGAGTCTGAACTACCGAGGGGCGTCCGGCGACGTCGACCTGACCCGGAACCTCGAACCGCTGAGTTCCTACCTCGTCGAACGCGTCACGGACGGGAACGTCGAACGGTTGGAACTGCTGCAGAAGCAGTTCTTCGAGTCGGGGGGTGACCGATGA
- a CDS encoding MFS transporter encodes MAALRLTRYTTLVVAAALWFLAKFVRYAFPPLFETFQASYGLSTATVGLVYTGLMTVYALLQFPSGMLSDRFGPVRVVTGGALVAAVGSFALVADSPAPVFVAAAMLVGAGTGAHKTVAVRVLSRVYPNRTGRVLGVFDTVGAYGGVGASAVVTLFLVAPPVLTPFVSRLPGAAWRGVFLLAGLAGVAFAAAFAWYVPRQLSSSDDADAAATAESADPTLADYLRQFSDRRFAAFILVTVLFSFSYNGAVAFLPLYLTDAVGFGTTTANLLYSLLFALSVVQVVTGDVSDRTGRLPIITGTLGIAGVSLVGAVVLADGGFLALGAAVVGLAVGSHGFRPVRGVYLVEILPDWIAAGGLGIVRTILMGAGAVSPAVVGFLAEAYDLRAAFALLAASMVGAAVVAGGLLLSERTGGAEPA; translated from the coding sequence ATGGCAGCGCTTCGTCTCACGCGGTACACGACGCTCGTCGTGGCCGCGGCACTCTGGTTTCTCGCCAAGTTCGTCCGGTACGCGTTTCCGCCCCTCTTCGAGACGTTTCAGGCGAGCTACGGGCTCTCGACGGCGACGGTCGGCCTCGTCTACACCGGTCTCATGACCGTGTACGCGCTGCTGCAGTTCCCGTCGGGGATGCTCTCGGACCGGTTCGGACCGGTGCGCGTCGTCACCGGCGGCGCTCTCGTCGCCGCAGTCGGGTCGTTCGCGCTCGTCGCCGACTCGCCCGCACCGGTGTTCGTCGCCGCCGCGATGCTCGTCGGGGCGGGGACCGGCGCTCACAAGACAGTCGCGGTCCGCGTCCTCTCTCGCGTCTACCCCAATCGGACCGGTCGCGTCCTCGGCGTGTTCGACACCGTCGGCGCGTACGGCGGCGTCGGCGCCTCCGCCGTGGTCACGCTGTTTCTGGTCGCCCCGCCGGTGCTGACGCCGTTCGTCTCGCGACTGCCGGGGGCGGCGTGGCGCGGCGTGTTCCTCCTCGCGGGTCTCGCCGGCGTGGCATTCGCGGCCGCGTTCGCGTGGTACGTTCCGCGCCAACTGTCGTCGTCCGACGACGCGGACGCCGCCGCGACGGCCGAGAGCGCCGACCCGACGCTGGCCGACTACCTGCGGCAGTTCTCCGACCGCCGGTTCGCGGCGTTCATCCTCGTCACCGTCCTCTTCTCGTTCTCCTACAACGGCGCGGTGGCGTTCCTTCCCTTGTATCTCACCGACGCGGTCGGGTTCGGGACGACGACGGCGAACCTCCTCTACTCGCTGCTGTTCGCGCTGAGCGTCGTGCAGGTGGTGACGGGCGACGTGAGCGACCGAACGGGTCGGCTTCCCATCATCACTGGTACGCTCGGTATCGCGGGGGTTTCCCTCGTCGGCGCCGTCGTTCTCGCGGACGGCGGCTTCCTCGCACTCGGTGCGGCCGTCGTCGGCCTCGCCGTCGGGAGCCACGGCTTCCGGCCGGTCCGCGGCGTCTACCTCGTCGAGATTCTCCCGGACTGGATCGCGGCCGGCGGCCTCGGCATCGTCCGAACCATCCTGATGGGCGCTGGCGCGGTGTCGCCCGCCGTGGTCGGCTTCCTCGCGGAGGCGTACGACTTGCGCGCCGCGTTCGCCCTCCTCGCGGCGTCGATGGTGGGGGCCGCCGTCGTCGCCGGCGGACTGCTGCTCTCCGAGCGCACTGGTGGGGCCGAACCGGCCTGA
- the pdhA gene encoding pyruvate dehydrogenase (acetyl-transferring) E1 component subunit alpha: MSQSDDVLSREPDDRLRVLDPDGAVVAPELLPDLGDETLVSMFRDMRFCRRFDERMISLQRQGRTGTYSSLAGQEGSQIGSMYALAEEDVISYQYREHGAVVARGFPWEYLLYWAGHEEGSKALADRNVFPLNITIGGHLPHAVGMAMATKLQGGERVTVAHFGDGATSEGDFHEAMNFAGVYDVPALFVCNNNQWAISTPRDRQTASRTFAQKATAYGFEGVQVDGMDPLATYVVTKAAREKALDAESDAPRPTLVEAVQYRFGAHTTADDPSVYRDDDEVEAWRRKDPLDRFESFLRETGRLDDERAAAIDEEITETLAAAVDEVESFEADPDSMFEYAYAEQTPRIRDQQERFRELREAHGDDSFDRGE, from the coding sequence ATGTCACAGAGCGACGACGTGCTGTCGCGCGAGCCGGACGACCGGTTGCGAGTGCTGGACCCTGACGGCGCCGTCGTCGCGCCCGAACTGCTCCCCGACCTGGGGGACGAGACGCTCGTCTCGATGTTCCGCGACATGCGCTTCTGCCGGCGGTTCGACGAGCGGATGATAAGCCTCCAGCGACAGGGTCGCACGGGAACGTACTCCTCGCTCGCGGGGCAGGAAGGCTCCCAAATCGGGTCGATGTACGCTCTCGCGGAGGAGGACGTGATCTCGTACCAGTACCGCGAACACGGCGCCGTCGTCGCCCGCGGGTTCCCGTGGGAGTATCTCCTCTACTGGGCGGGCCACGAGGAGGGAAGCAAAGCGCTCGCGGACCGGAACGTCTTCCCGCTGAACATCACCATCGGCGGCCACCTCCCCCACGCCGTCGGGATGGCGATGGCGACGAAACTGCAGGGGGGCGAGCGGGTGACGGTGGCGCACTTCGGCGACGGCGCGACCAGCGAGGGCGACTTCCACGAGGCGATGAACTTCGCCGGCGTGTACGACGTGCCCGCCCTGTTCGTCTGTAACAACAACCAGTGGGCAATCTCGACGCCGCGGGACCGCCAGACGGCGAGTCGGACGTTCGCGCAGAAGGCGACGGCCTACGGTTTCGAGGGCGTGCAGGTGGACGGGATGGATCCGCTGGCGACGTACGTCGTGACGAAGGCCGCCCGTGAGAAGGCCCTCGACGCCGAGAGCGACGCTCCTCGTCCGACGCTGGTCGAGGCGGTGCAGTACCGCTTCGGCGCGCACACGACGGCGGACGACCCGAGCGTCTACCGCGACGACGACGAGGTGGAGGCGTGGCGACGGAAGGACCCGCTCGACCGGTTCGAGTCGTTCCTCCGCGAGACGGGACGCCTCGACGACGAACGCGCCGCGGCGATAGACGAGGAGATAACCGAGACGCTCGCGGCGGCCGTCGACGAGGTGGAGTCGTTCGAGGCCGACCCCGACTCGATGTTCGAGTACGCCTACGCGGAGCAGACGCCGCGCATTCGCGACCAGCAGGAGCGGTTCCGCGAACTGCGCGAGGCGCACGGCGACGACTCCTTCGACCGGGGGGAGTAG